One part of the Prionailurus bengalensis isolate Pbe53 chromosome B2, Fcat_Pben_1.1_paternal_pri, whole genome shotgun sequence genome encodes these proteins:
- the CLPSL2 gene encoding colipase-like protein 2, which translates to MLRPMATAFLLLMGVLLPYQGEFWPFNKKKFMKMNGAECSHHSECVSDCCLMDLNNRGALCAPKARVARLCLPQTKGSINIICPCQWGLKCISKDPTCSRRCHLI; encoded by the exons ATGCTCAGGCCCATGGCCACAGCCTTCTTGCTCCTCATGGGGGTCCTGCTCCCTTACCAGGGCGAGTTCTGGCCCTTTAACAAGAAGAAGTTCATGAAG ATGAATGGGGCTGAGTGCTCCCACCACTCTGAGTGTGTCAGTGACTGCTGCCTGATGGACCTGAACAACAGGGGTGCTCTCTGTGCCCCCAAGGCCAGAGTAGCCAGGCTGTGCTTGCCCCAG ACCAAGGGAAGCATCAACATCATATGCCCCTGCCAGTGGGGCTTGAAGTGCATCTCCAAGGACCCGACCTGTTCCCGCCGGTGCCATTTGATTTAG
- the CLPSL1 gene encoding LOW QUALITY PROTEIN: colipase-like protein 1 (The sequence of the model RefSeq protein was modified relative to this genomic sequence to represent the inferred CDS: deleted 1 base in 1 codon; substituted 1 base at 1 genomic stop codon), with protein GRSAGGEPAGRKPRGAISPQDDREICVQSKKCKSGCCRRRPEGCESHCAPXGSEGSTRHTQTFLGLYNECPCLLNLTCVFLKNEKSFNIIYGRCKKIEKRKSAKNIFF; from the exons GGGCGCAGCGCCGGAGGGGAACCTGCAGGGAGGAAGCCCAGGGGCGCCATCTCCCCGCAGGACGACAGGGAGATCTGCGTCCAGAGCAAGAAGTGCAAGAGTGGGTGCTGTCGCCGG AGACCCGAGGGCTGCGAGTCGCACTGCGCCCCCTAGGGGTCCGAGGGCAGCACGCGTCACACGCAG ACATTCCTGGGTCTGTATAACGAGTGCCCCTGCCTGCTGAACCTGACGTGTGTATTTCTGAAGAATGAGAAATCATTTAACATCATCTATGGCCGttgtaagaaaattgaaaaaaggaaGTCAGCtaagaacattttcttctaa